A single window of Larus michahellis chromosome 17, bLarMic1.1, whole genome shotgun sequence DNA harbors:
- the RNF26 gene encoding E3 ubiquitin-protein ligase RNF26, whose protein sequence is MDLLFLLLRGLRMALDLLVLVLDVNFFLVSSLVSVLLWLLAAACSLPAAAAAGALACWDGLLLTLASLARAACCLAMGALQGLAGLLRGCCCGLEGLKVAGHLLSHLGLRGKELLHRGLCNLLGCGQALARQVGEGLAIGTSLLAYLVNSLVNVCLIGTQNLFTLVAALWDSVAGPFLRVTDLLAAFLAHVSSGAIAVSILLWSPCQLAFELLASFAELFISIFFVNIYGLGLLLLIIVASTFVFNPGLLWTLIDYVLGYFTTLPSYHRLQRDVWRLYQVAVLTLGMVMTSQAWRRLVDWSLQVTNWSRGGRTMNRESNQRGAAVPAPRPTAPGRLMLAGFNQLSAEHEDQLDAEQVPQARPALSRSALGGQRRQPPREEPSTSWGRALRRQQLNAAAVDGEGTPDNDPWMLLKEQEERKKCVICQDQTKTVLLLPCRHLCLCQECTEVLLQQAIYQRNCPLCRQMILQTLNVYL, encoded by the coding sequence ATGGacctgctgttcctgctgctccgCGGCCTGCGGATGGCCCTGGACCTGCTGGTCCTGGTGCTGGACGTGAACTTCTTCCTGGTGTCCTCGCTGGTGTCggtgctgctctggctgctggcCGCCGCCTGcagcctccccgccgccgccgccgccggcgcgtTGGCCTGCTGGGACGGGCTGCTCCTCACGCTGGCCTCCCTGGCCCGGGCGGCCTGCTGCCTGGCCATGGGCGCCCTGCAGGGGCTGGCCGGCCTGCTgcgcggctgctgctgcggccTGGAGGGGCTGAAGGTGGCGGGGCACCTCCTGTCGCACCTGGGGCTGCGGGGCAAGGAGCTGCTGCACCGCGGGCTCTGCAACCTGCTGGGCTGCGGCCAGGCCCTGGCCAGGCAGGTCGGCGAGGGCCTGGCAATCGGCACCAGCCTGCTGGCCTACCTCGTTAACAGCCTGGTCAACGTGTGCCTCATCGGCACGCAGAACCTCTTCACCCTGGTGGCGGCCCTGTGGGACTCTGTCGCCGGCCCCTTCCTCAGAGTCACGGACCTGCTGGCTGCGTTCCTGGCACACGTCTCCAGCGGTGCCATCGCCGTGTCCATCCTGCTGTGGTCGCCCTGCCAGCTGGCCTTTGAGCTCCTGGCCTCCTTTGCTGAGCTCTTCATCAGCATCTTCTTTGTGAATATTTATGGCCTGGGCTTGCTTCTCCTCATTATTGTTGCCAGCACCTTTGTCTTCAACCCTGGGCTGCTGTGGACACTGATAGACTATGTGCTGGGCTACTTTACCACACTACCTTCCTACCACCGCCTGCAGCGGGATGTGTGGCGGCTCTATCAGGTGGCAGTCCTGACGCTGGGTATGGTCATGACCTCCCAGGCCTGGCGTAGGTTGGTGGACTGGAGTCTGCAGGTGACCAACTGGAGCCGAGGAGGCAGAACAATGAACCGGGAAAGCAACCAGCGAGGGGCAGCTGTGCCCGCCCCAAGACCCACAGCCCCTGGCAGGCTGATGCTGGCAGGGTTCAACCAGCTGTCAGCTGAGCATGAGGACCAGCTGGATGCAGAGCAGGTACCACAAGCACGTCCTGCTCTGAGTCGAAGTGCCCTGGGAGGACAGCGTCGCCAGCCACCCAGGGAGGAACCGAGCACTTCCTGGGGGAGAGCTctgaggaggcagcagctgaaCGCAGCAGCTGTGGATGGTGAGGGCACTCCAGATAATGACCCCTGGATGCTCTTGAAAGAACAAGAGGAACGTAAGAAATGTGTCATCTGTCAAGACCAAACCAAGACAGTCCTGCTTCTGCCCTGCAGGCACCTGTGCCTGTGTCAGGAATGCACAGAAGTCCTCCTGCAGCAGGCCATCTACCAGCGCAACTGCCCGCTGTGCCGCCAGATGATCCTCCAGACACTTAATGTGTACTTGTGA